A single window of Xylocopa sonorina isolate GNS202 chromosome 5, iyXylSono1_principal, whole genome shotgun sequence DNA harbors:
- the LOC143423537 gene encoding uncharacterized protein LOC143423537 isoform X2: MLVGYITIVLLFIFVSSCFSFDAECDYVCDADGCELSTRSTSLIKSCTIKDIPSDIDFLVIEHKNNSELPACYAVQLQTSKDIEYVHTMKHNKYFRTNYKRTEIIKPSFDCHYDLVDNGNNEKKVKIWTNFTVPIVKAVTIVFKKMDHDACYIQITQFDGITAPHKTFYLLDDYIRDIHNFTAPMHRSYSDLLSLETEIPLGMNYCTTISLADARCKESTLWKPPVEYCFWYIRCFDKTDNRIESYNSNNNNIYVYQNIVIVTLSVLLTLVGVMFFICIIYIYVHHNVQGNKKKAKCEDTGIRNTDIVLLYPKGSESFMELMTEFREILSQVCQCVVHDWYSGTEWNYVAKIGASDWFAEMLHKECRVVWIDTPAMRSLILQKFHKASEHSDSVEIGDFRDVVLPEIFNLCKRKVKQSTLQEPKHFIIRLKGFENFENTTDPFVHLSAEMRYSIPRDLKLLYSHL, from the exons ATGCTTGTAGGTTATATAACAATTGTGCTTTTGTTTATATTTGTAAGTTCATGTTTTTCATTCGATGCTGAATGTGAT TATGTATGTGATGCTGATGGCTGTGAATTGTCCACAAGAAGTACTTCACTTATAAAATCATGTACAATTAAGGATATCCCTAGTGACATTGACTTCCTAGTAATAGAACATAAGAACAATTCTGAATTACCTG CATGCTATGCTGTTCAACTCCAAACTAGTAAAGACATTGAGTATGTACAtacaatgaaacataataaATACTTTAGAACTAATTACAAACGAACAGAAATCATAAAACCATCTTTTGATTGTCATTATGATCTTGTAGATAATGGAAATAA TGAAAAGAAAGTGAAAATTTGGACAAATTTTACGGTACCTATAGTTAAAGCTGTGACAATAGTATTCAAGAAAATGGATCATGATGCCTGCTACATACAAATAACACAGTTTGATGGTATCACTGCCCCCCATAAAACATTTTATTTGCTG GACGACTATATAAGAGACATCCATAATTTTACTGCACCTATG CATAGATCATACTCAGATTTGCTATCACTAGAAACTGAAATTCCATTGGGTATGAATTATTGTACCACAATATCTTTAGCCGATGCGAGATGTAAAGAATCCACTTTATGGAAACCACCTGTCGAATATTGTTTTTGGTATATCC GCTGTTTTGATAAGACTGATAACAGAATCGAAAGTTATAACTCCAACAATAATAACATATATGTTTATCAGAATATTGTTATTGTTACATTATCAGTATTACTTACTCTGGTCGGAGTTATGTTTTTCATCTGCATTATATACATTTATGTACATCATAATGTACAAGgcaataaaaaaaaagcaaaatgtGAAGATACTGGCATTCGAAATACAGATATTGTATTATTGTATCCAAAAGGTTCTGAATCGTTTATGGAATTAATGACAGAGTTTCGTGAAATACTCAGTCAGGTTTGCCAGTGTGTT GTACACGATTGGTATAGTGGAACCGAGTGGAATTATGTAGCTAAAATTGGTGCTTCAGATTGGTTTGctgaaatgcttcataaagaatGCCGTGTTGTATGGATAGATACTCCAGCAATGCGTTCCTTAATTTTACAAAAATTCCACAAAGCTTCTGAACATAGTGATTCTGTCGAAATAGGCGACTTTCGTGATGTAGTATTGCcagaaatatttaatttatgtAAACGTAAGGTTAAACAATCAACATTGCAGGAGCCCAAACATTTTATCATACG attgaaaggatttgaaaattttgaaaataccACGGATCCATTCGTCCATTTGTCAGCAGAGATGAGATACAGTATACCTCGGGATTTAAAATTGTTGTACTCGCATTTGTAA
- the LOC143423537 gene encoding uncharacterized protein LOC143423537 isoform X1, which translates to MLVGYITIVLLFIFVSSCFSFDAECDYVCDADGCELSTRSTSLIKSCTIKDIPSDIDFLVIEHKNNSELPAILQINLKPPTNACKYNLFLYANELINETMCMNYEFSNDISVPEVHTRSTICYISDNKQYKKTSEILIPYIFTACYAVQLQTSKDIEYVHTMKHNKYFRTNYKRTEIIKPSFDCHYDLVDNGNNEKKVKIWTNFTVPIVKAVTIVFKKMDHDACYIQITQFDGITAPHKTFYLLDDYIRDIHNFTAPMHRSYSDLLSLETEIPLGMNYCTTISLADARCKESTLWKPPVEYCFWYIRCFDKTDNRIESYNSNNNNIYVYQNIVIVTLSVLLTLVGVMFFICIIYIYVHHNVQGNKKKAKCEDTGIRNTDIVLLYPKGSESFMELMTEFREILSQVCQCVVHDWYSGTEWNYVAKIGASDWFAEMLHKECRVVWIDTPAMRSLILQKFHKASEHSDSVEIGDFRDVVLPEIFNLCKRKVKQSTLQEPKHFIIRLKGFENFENTTDPFVHLSAEMRYSIPRDLKLLYSHL; encoded by the exons ATGCTTGTAGGTTATATAACAATTGTGCTTTTGTTTATATTTGTAAGTTCATGTTTTTCATTCGATGCTGAATGTGAT TATGTATGTGATGCTGATGGCTGTGAATTGTCCACAAGAAGTACTTCACTTATAAAATCATGTACAATTAAGGATATCCCTAGTGACATTGACTTCCTAGTAATAGAACATAAGAACAATTCTGAATTACCTG CTATTCTACAAATCAATCTTAAACCTCcaacaaatgcatgtaaatataatttatttttatatgctAATGAGTTGATTAATGAGACAATGTGTATGAATTATGAATTTTCCAATGATATATCTGTACCAGAAGTACATACTAGGAGTACAATATGTTATATTTCTGATAACAAACAATATAAA AAAACATCTGAAATACTTATTCCATACATATTTACAGCATGCTATGCTGTTCAACTCCAAACTAGTAAAGACATTGAGTATGTACAtacaatgaaacataataaATACTTTAGAACTAATTACAAACGAACAGAAATCATAAAACCATCTTTTGATTGTCATTATGATCTTGTAGATAATGGAAATAA TGAAAAGAAAGTGAAAATTTGGACAAATTTTACGGTACCTATAGTTAAAGCTGTGACAATAGTATTCAAGAAAATGGATCATGATGCCTGCTACATACAAATAACACAGTTTGATGGTATCACTGCCCCCCATAAAACATTTTATTTGCTG GACGACTATATAAGAGACATCCATAATTTTACTGCACCTATG CATAGATCATACTCAGATTTGCTATCACTAGAAACTGAAATTCCATTGGGTATGAATTATTGTACCACAATATCTTTAGCCGATGCGAGATGTAAAGAATCCACTTTATGGAAACCACCTGTCGAATATTGTTTTTGGTATATCC GCTGTTTTGATAAGACTGATAACAGAATCGAAAGTTATAACTCCAACAATAATAACATATATGTTTATCAGAATATTGTTATTGTTACATTATCAGTATTACTTACTCTGGTCGGAGTTATGTTTTTCATCTGCATTATATACATTTATGTACATCATAATGTACAAGgcaataaaaaaaaagcaaaatgtGAAGATACTGGCATTCGAAATACAGATATTGTATTATTGTATCCAAAAGGTTCTGAATCGTTTATGGAATTAATGACAGAGTTTCGTGAAATACTCAGTCAGGTTTGCCAGTGTGTT GTACACGATTGGTATAGTGGAACCGAGTGGAATTATGTAGCTAAAATTGGTGCTTCAGATTGGTTTGctgaaatgcttcataaagaatGCCGTGTTGTATGGATAGATACTCCAGCAATGCGTTCCTTAATTTTACAAAAATTCCACAAAGCTTCTGAACATAGTGATTCTGTCGAAATAGGCGACTTTCGTGATGTAGTATTGCcagaaatatttaatttatgtAAACGTAAGGTTAAACAATCAACATTGCAGGAGCCCAAACATTTTATCATACG attgaaaggatttgaaaattttgaaaataccACGGATCCATTCGTCCATTTGTCAGCAGAGATGAGATACAGTATACCTCGGGATTTAAAATTGTTGTACTCGCATTTGTAA